In the genome of Bufo bufo chromosome 9, aBufBuf1.1, whole genome shotgun sequence, the window GATGGTCCCCTTTACAATGGAAAAGGAATTACAGTACCACAGAAATGCTGTCTATAAAGTGATCACTGTCCACGTTTACAGAGGTTTCAGTACGTGGACCAGACAAGTCCAGAATATTCAAATAGTTctgctgtgtctcatcatcaccacAAGGGGTCTGGCTTGATCTTtatatatgccataaatgtctcagaTAGTAATACCCCTTTACGTTTTTTTTGTGGCCCTTGGAATGATTCAGTCAGACATTGCGGGCCCCAGACAATAAAATGTTGTGCATTCCCAGCCTATAACATTCAGCAGTAACAGAACTGCATTGGCTTTTGGCAGCACTACCCTTAGGAAAAGGTACTGACGGCCATTTACTACCACGATGACATGACTCTCCCTGGTCACTGATAGGGCCACATATTTCATGTAGGATTCTTGTTTTTGGCACAAATACCATGACCCATGGTTATACCATCTGAgctgggtttattttttttttttatataaacctgTATTTGTGCAAAAGCATTCCTGACATTCCAGAAATTCATTCATTAACATCCAAGGCCAGAGGATCAGCTAGAAACTTCCATGCAGCTAGCAAATGTCTGCCCAGTCTCTGGTCCGAGACATCAGTATTAGCAGGGAAACCACTGCTGTAGGACACCGGTCTGGTGGAAGCATCAGACAACAACAGATGAGAGGAACTTTTCATGGTctgtatctgtaaagaataaatcaaggcaactggacgtactgtagatttcttgaaacgtttcattcgttcttccaacgagctttctcaattctgagtgactgtacaagaattctctgggaataaatacgtaactgaatcaacatctgataattatacccagcatgtgtataataagaaatctacagtaagtccagttgccttgatttattctttacagatataccatgacctggataaatgagaaccttcagacATTTTTCATGGTCTGGGAACCAGTTTTCTGGTTTGAAGGTCACATTTTTGAGCAAGCATAATTTTGACTTACAATTTATTTTTACCAGGACTGGCATATGCGCTCGAGCAGGGGCAGAGTACTGCGTGACCGTAGGAGCCACAGCAACATCATTAACTAATTAGACCTGCAGTTCACCATATGCTGTCCGTATCTGTTCCACACAATCACAGATCATTTCCTATTCTTACCCatatcacggacaaggataggactgctctattgaGGGCCAGATGTTCTGCATTTTTCAGAGCAGAACTCACACAGCGGGCATCTGTGTTTTGAGGACTGCAAAATAAGGActcgtgcacacgaccatgtccaaaggggttgtctcatcgctACGGTATGCCCCTATTGTCGGAGAGGTGTGGGTCCCCTACGGAGctccgaaagtggtggagggtgcactgcacacGCACAGCCGccctacattcatttctatggggctttcgAAAATGGTTGACGGCTGGCTTAGCTATTTctgtcgggcccatagaagtgaatgggagcggtggccagtCATGTGTGgtgtgctcctattcacttctattgggagaGTGCTTGggggtggccggaccagagttctccagccaccactttgggcCGCTCCGTTATCAATAcatgtgcaggtcccagaggtaggaccccgcacctctcagacaataggggcatgttgctaggatatgcccctcttTAAAGTAGGTGATAAGACTCCCTTTACTGATGTAAAACTGCACAAATCACACTGTAGGTCGCATACACAGGTCACAAATTGTACCTTTTCTTGCCTCGTTTGCTGCTCTGATGGTTCAAAAACAAACTTTGaagccatatgcaaatgaccttgcATGTGCCCGGGGCCCCAGTTGTTACTCGTGATACTCCTCCCCTGTCTAGGCCAGCCTAGTATCCTCCTGACATCACTGTCTTCTGCATCGGCGCATGCACAGTCCCTTCGTCGGTGCAGCGGCACAGTCAGTATTGTATGGTCCATTCCTGGCCCCAGCGGTGATGTGCTCAGTCTGGCATCAAAATTAGTGTTTGGACCATGAGTGCAGCAGACAAGGCAATAAAGGTACCATTTGTGAACAGTGTGCGCTACTTACAGTGTGATTTGAGTAGTTTTAAATTAGTTAAATAGATAAGATTCCCTTTAATGGCTGTGCGGTAACCCACAAGTATACGGTCATTGACCATGAAGACCGAATAAACAATGCGGTTCTAATTAGTTACTGGTGTTGCTGTGAGGTACTTGGCTGCAAAGACGCCTGATGGACTGTCTGCTACTGGGATGTGGCCACAGCAGCCGCTCCGTGTAGCCGTACCCATATGGTTTTAGCACAAAAAGGTGCAGCTTTGAAaccattgttttttttgcaggtaCGCAGCAATTCATATGGATATTAATACTTAAATAATGTTCAGCTGCTACAGCCTAAAGCATCTTTATAGTGCAGCCTATAAAAAGAGCTACTAGAGATATTTGAGAAAGTAGCAATCACGTCAGTCTTCCTAGCGAAGACCATGGCAGACAAGTTCTCCTCCGCAGCCCAGAATGCATTCAGTAGTGTGCACTTATATAACTGGTATCCCTCTCGTCAAGGAACCAAATAAACGACACCAGAACAAGTTTTGtcttcagggaaaaaaaaaatatcaaaatttatttataaaaaaatacattggGATCAGTTTAGGCTgagaaatgtgacaataaatACACATAAAAGAAACAAAGCACATCTACATGGGTACAATATGGCACAAAATGTAAATGCGCTGTCATtatgatcctgaaggccgagaagACTTTCTGATGGAAGACTTCTGAGCCCTGGAGAAATGAAGACATCTGCACGGTCCGACATTTTGGAGACACTCCCTTTTTAAAGACAAGTTGAGCATTGACAATGCAGATTAAGAAAAAGCGCTGTATTTTCCCTGCCAGCTCTGGCACAGCAGCATCAGGGGGAAACCATGTTCTACACATTCTGCATCACTGAGAATGAGGTCCCTCACCCGTCCTAACCTTCAGTCATGCATGCCTCCCCTGCCATGCTGGAACATGAATTTCCATTCTGGAATGTGTTGTGTGTACACTGCATGGCGAAATGCCCGCCGCTAAACTGTAGAAATAATGAACATGCACGTCCTTGGTCATTATATAGACTGCGCTAGTTCACAAGGCAGAGGACAACCATCGTGGCTCAGCTGAAGTCCACAAGCCACCAGAATGTTGTGGTAAGCACAATGCAGAATCAGGTGCCAAATATCTAGCACCATAGTAACCTGCATGCTACATAAACACTAggtttagggtgccttcacacggcCGCAAACAATATTGATGACGTCTGTGtggcgcagttttttttttttttttgcagacccatgggtacaatgcccattcttgtctgcaaattggacatgttctatcttttttgtgagactgtggaacagacatacagatgtacTGTCCGCACTGTTTTGTGGCCTCATTGAAATGCAAATTGGATGCAGTCTAagaatacagttgtgtgaatggggccttactctGAAGCCACCAAAACCTGCGTACACTATAGAGAAGAGAAACCCTCACAATTTCCGTAGACTGAGTGCCTATTGGCAATATAAGGGGTGGTTTTTTTTCCTGGCATCCAGCAAATTAAGACAAGAAATTGTAATCTGCCCCCTACTGGCACTTTTGTATGCACAGGAATGTATTCTACGATATAACCTCTTCACTATCAGCCCTTCAGTCAACCTTCGGCTTCAAACAAATCCAGGCACTGACCAGAAACGTTCTGATGTTACCTCTCCTACAAACCAAGGACGTTGTTCTTCCAGTATATCCAGACAAGATCACAAAAACAAACTGGACCTCAAGACCCTCAAGCTCATATCAAAATTGCCCATAACCCCCAAATCTGTTCTCCTAATGCAGTTCTGGAAAGGAAAGCCAAAGTCTTGCTGTGGGGAACACATGATGAGGAAGTTCTTGGTGCATTGAAGTGTTTGAGGCGAAATATGCAAATCTACACGAGCTCCATTATCACGGTGCCTCGGTAATGATTACGTGTGGCACCGCTCCTATCAGTCTACCATGAGGCTTCACCCCCCCTGCCCTCTTACGGAGTTATGGCTTTTTAAGTGCAGATACCACCACAAACACTGAAGGATGAAGTCTCTTATACAAGGGCGGATTTTCCCAGATGAGCATCCATTTACTTGGTCGCGCTAATATATGAAGtgggaatgcattctgaatttctCCTACGCTGCCCATGGTCTTAAGAGAAGTGGGCATGGCCGGGATTGGCACAACGCTCGTGTTGTGGGCCATTCGTTATACAGGGCTGAGGAAACCATGTTgtaaaactgaaaataaaaaaaattaaggaatCAGCCTATATTTCACTGAGAAGAGGTTCATAGAGAGAACTGAGGCACATACAGTGTGCCTCAATCATGAGGCTTTATTCATGCCCACAAAAATGGCTGCCTTCGACCTATGCACGATGGCTCCACATTCATACCATAAGGCAATAAAActgatatctaaaaaaaaaaaaagggggctaaAAAGCTCACGACGGCCACTGGTAATCTGTTTTTAGATGCTCATCGATACATAAAACTACCAAAAGGCAAAAGCGCTGTAAAATCGTATTATGACCCAAGCATGCATCTTGATATGTAAAATGCATAGTCCGAATATAGCAAAACTGTACAAAATCTCCCTTCATTATTCACAGTATTCCTTTTAACTTCATACACAATTCTTAGTAACGCGGCGGAACGTCCTGTCTCAGCACTTACAAGGCAACTAGGGATACGAAAGGCAGAACGggaaggagaaaaataaaaaggaatgtACATAAGGCAAATTTTCTTTCCATATTAAAGCATAGTAGTGTTTTAAGGAAGACAGATAAAATTACACAAGGCTAGCTTGGTCTTCATTGAATAAAATAATGAACTAATACTGAGTAGACTAATCTCTAATAATCTATGCCCTGGTCACTGTACTGGCCGTGATAATCTCTAGGATAATCATCTGGGTACTCCCCTGGGTACTCTGCCTGGTAGTCGCTGTCACTGATTTCTGAGCCATTTGTTCCGGTGCCTTGGCTGCCGTTGTGTATGATGGGTTCTGTGGGGGCAGCGCAGTACTTGGGGTCATACACTTGCCGCCCAAGGCCGTAGACGCTCATCCCCTTCTGAGATGCCACTTTATTGGTGCCCATTTGTAATGAAATTGTGGAGTTGTCCAAAGGCTGCAGAATTCCTTTCTGATCATAGATATCCCTCCTTGTTCCTGGTGCCGCCATGCCCGCCTGATGTGTGGCAGATAAAACAAGAGGAGCACAGTTACCAGAAGGCATTAAGAAAGAGCAGCATTTCCATGCATGGATCTCCTctacgggcttgggatcggttcaCAAAGGGGATCATTGCATGCATTCCACCGATGTCTCCCGTTTTGTAAAACACACTTACCTGACTGGCCCCTTTGTTTGTCCCCATCTGTAAGCTTATGGTCGTCTGATCAAATGGTTTGTCGGTCTGCATCTTTGGGTCATACAAATGTCTTCTGGTACCGTAGGCGGTCATACCGGCTTGACTTGCACATTTGTTGGTTCCCATCTGCAGGTAGAAGCGATAAAGCTATAATCAGTATTTCTAACCACATAAACCATGCAGCAGTTACTAATAAAAAGCCATATGAATAGgtgtcatatagtcatcttacctacACATTGGTCAAAAGTAGCCAGCCCCTTTAAATACATGTTCAGTAGCTAAGGAAGTCCCATGGCGTAGAGCGTGCAGCATGAAGAAACTcttaggcccccttcacacgggcgagtattctgtgcggatgcgatgcgtgagttgaacgcattgcacccgcactgaatcccgacccattcatttctatggagctgtgcacatgagcggtgattttcacgcatcacttgtgcgttgcgtgaaaatcgcagcatgctcctctttgtgtgtttttcacgtaacgcaggccccatagaaatgaatgtggttgcgtgaaaatcgctagaatccgcaagcaagtgcggatgcggtgcgattttcacgcacggttgctaggagatccacttgatcgcacagcccggcatctccttctgtcttcattttagctgtgtggaggaacaggacctgtggtgatgtcactccggtcatcacatggtccatcacatgatccatcaccatggtaaaagatcatgtgatgaccagagtgctgTCACcagaggtcctgttcctgcacacagctaagatgaagacagaaggcgatgccgggctgcgcgatcaagtggaataAGGGgcgttatatataaaaaaaaaaattaacccctccagcgctattttactatgcattctgtattcagaatgctattattttcccttataaccatgttataagggaaaataataatataatctaCAGATCACCGATCCCAAgcgcgaacttctgtgaagaagttcggggaccaaacatggcgatttttctcacgcgagtgcaaaacgcattacaatgttttgcactcgcgctgaaaaaaaaattgcgcgtgttcccgcaacgcacccgcacattttcccgcaacgcacccgcacattttcccgcaatgcccgtgtgaaagaggccttagagcttCCTGGGTGCATAGCCAAGGATCCTGGCCAGAACATCCCATATGGTTAACCAGCACTGCAGTCCATGAAAACATATTGGGATTCGAGATCATTTCAGTCTGCAATGAAGGACTTGTAAAAGAGGTCAAGGCTCCAGTACTGACCTGTAGAGAAGTGAATGAAAGGGGTCGGCCAGTTAGCCATGGAATTTCCCATCCATGACTATATACTGTCCCCCAGCTGCCCTGGTATCAGTGGAGTAAATCTACTCACTTGTCATGATCCGCATTCACGGGCTGCAAGATGGGGTCGCCACTTTCATGGGTTGTTCCTGGTTACATATAAATCTGTACAGGCGCTGAACAGCAAATGGACACAACCAGCGAATGCGGAGACGCAGGGTTGCCGCCAGCATCTGCAGGTGTGCATGCACTTGCCATTCAGCACTTGTGTAGAATTACAGGTACAGCCCATGGAAGTGGCGCCGCCATCTAGCAGACTATGGACAGAGGATGACAGGTATTTTTACTCCACTGATACCAGAGCAGGCAGTATGGAGCATAAAGTGACGGTTTATGGCATTCTGAGAAAACTGGCCAACCCCTAACATATCAGATAAACCAGTACTTTAGTCTTATGGGATCATCTCTCCAGTTTTCCCCTCAACATCCAGTCAGACACAGATCTGAGAAGTCTTCCAGCGACTATAACAAGATCTATGCCACGGAGTGCGTAAGAAAACCCTGCATCAATCCTGAAGCAAATGGGATTGGCAGATGCTTATTCACTAGACCCCTCCCAGGACCTTTCATACTCTCACTGTTCACTGCCTCTAAGGTGTGGGAGAAGAGAGAAGGGTGGAGGGACAGTAGCAAGATCCAGCTCTGTGGAGTGATGGACCAAACCGCCCCTCCATCACAATATTTGAGCTGGCAAGAGAAATCAGAGCACTGGGAAAAGGACATATGTGGGAAGCACACAAAAATATGTCTGGTTCTCTTTAAACATGTGCATagccttttataatatgtaatgcAGGATAAGGGTGCagtcacacaaccatatgtattgtgcggttcgcaaaacacgcaagaaaaggacatgttgtaTCATTTTTGCTGGACCGCAGAACGGAcgtatggatgcagacagcacatggtgtgctgtctgaattttttgtggccccattgaaacaaATGGATCTGCATCCGACCCTcaaaaaatgcaaaccaaaaatatgGTCTGAATGGATCATGGGGCAGGGATCTCCAGCTGCGCCCGACATGAATCAGCAGCAGTAAATGAGGTTAAGTGACGTCCACACTGAAGCACTTTCAGCTGTCCGAGTGAAGAGGCTCTTACCCATACAAAGTGTCGTGTAATACTGAGAAGTGCAGCGAGGTGTCGGATGACGGGCACGCTCCGCACGCCGCAGTCTTACCTGTAAGCCAATGACGCTCTGCCCGGCCTTTAGTTTCTCGTCATCAAACTGTCTCCTCTGCTTCTCTGCGTATTTCACTCCAATGTCTACGGTCGTGTGGAAGCCTTTTGTTTTGGCCTAGAAAaatcaatggggcagatttactaatcccgtCTAATAGTTAGACTTGCTAAACTGTGCGCCAAAATCTTGTTGAATCTTAAAAGGGATtcagtcacctctttttaccctatagagatgcggacatgcacggctagatcgccgctagcatgtccgcaatatacctgtcccatatctcggagtggttttattgagtgcaaaaaatgattttatatatataaatcagcctggtaaggagcccaaggggctgcactaaccgttctggagcctagCACCAcctgcatccaggaatctcctccttgctcacgaagtcagatcgccgtaatctcgcgcatgcgcagtgccagcatactgttccttccctgtgctggcatcagcctcagggaaggaactgcgcatgtgcgagctcgcgcacctcgagattacggcgatctgacttcgtgagcaaggaggagattcgtgggtacaggcggtgctgggctccttcacaggggacgAGGCTAGGCTCCAGCCAAGCACTTCCAGTAATGCGTGGGCACAGGAGCTGGGCGTCAGCCCCCCACCGATGTCATCCTTGAGGGGAGGTCATCCATATCTAGACAGCGGAGAACCTCCTTTTACGACAGAGGATCATTTAGCTACTATGCATTGGATTAGGCAGTGGTTAAACTAAGTGCAGTCAATAACCGTTGTTGGGAAACGCCATTTAAGCAATTCCCAGGTTTTAGAATAGGCGGTTCTGTTatctgtgtagccctagccttatttTATAGAGTTGGAGATTTTACCATTAAAGACCTTGAGGAACATTTATGAAGACCGGTGATTTTGACGCCGGTCTTTGTCCCTCATGCGCTGGCCTATATATAATTCCTATATATAATTTAGGCAGACTTTACAGttatctatgccagctcccttgctgtcgTAGATTTATacaattttctacacctaaaacaggcatagaaaatgataacccAGATGGACCTGCTGGCCTGTCCCTTTCCACACTgcctttttttttagcaatggcGTGAGTGGCAGCAAAGGtggaaagtcgcagattgcggcacaaataacctttgctcCATAATCTGTGACAGATTTATGCCAAAAAGTGGCATGTCTGTTTGTAAATGAGCCCCCTTGTCCTTACACCTCAGCCATATGTCTTCGTCAGACTCCACGTTTTGAGCTGCCAGGTAATAAACACAGAAGTGAAGAACAATCACTGTTTAGAAAGAGCGTGATGTCTTCTGTCTGAAGGACACGCGAGGAAGCAATGACTTCCTCCAGAGGATGGGTCCAAGGGGACGAGGCTGTACGATGGGTCCAAGGAGGAACTGCATCCCACGTTCCCATCAGTTATGTCACTGACGGCCTGGTCTCATCAGTGGGGACTTATTAGTGCACAGTATTCACTGACCCCACCAGACGACCATTATCTGACCCACTAGTTCAGAGACTATTCTTTGTTCGGTCTGCAGCTTCCTTAGTATTTCTTATCTTCCAAGCCTAGAAAACACTTTTTATTAACGTCATatcagtcagcagcagcaagttagtaaaggttctgcagcagctgaggcaatGTACCTCAAACAAAAAAGCTACAGCCCACAGAAATGCTGAGGCTGAGGTGTATGTGAATCACTGAGCGTCAGCATGaacagttttaggctactttcacacttctgGCGggtaaacagcatgtcggatccgtgctgccgctagtgcacgcgtgcccctggCCTACCGCTCTGGCCccctgactataatgggggcgggctggagttccggcggcagcacggcaaacatgccgagaggcagccggaataaaactatggcatttttgccgtgctgccgccggaactctgtCCCGcggccattatagtcaatggggccggagcggtagtccggggggccccattgactataataaggGTAAGCGCAATCTACtagcgccggaacagcctgccgctagtgtgaaagtagccttggcgtACTTCAGACATTGCATAAGAGCTGCAGATGGTGCAGTTCTGTTGCAAAAAAAGCTGCTTAATGCATTACAATGGGTAAAATCCGCAGCTTGAATTGACAAAATTCGCCACAGGTCAGTTTCCTCTGCTGATTTCTCCACTGCGTATGGATGGGAATTCACTTTGCTCGTACTGTACAACGCTGCACACAATTCCAcaacagaaaatctgcagcattttgcAAAGTGTGAACTTGCCCTTAAGGTTTATGTAAAGGGGGTTTTCTGCTGCTTTTATATGGACATCcattccttaggataggtcatcaacatacaatcagtggggaggggggtctgactcccagtacccccaccattcagctgcagcatgctacAGCCAGGTACAGGCCGTACTTAGTGACTAAGCTGCAGTGACCGGGCATGGCCGCTAACACCATTTGTGTGCTCTGAAAACAGCTAATCGACAGGGGTGCTGGACTTCTTTTAATGGCTTTCTGTGGGGTATAACTTTATCCTAGAAATCTTAAATCACAGAAGAAAAAAATCTTTACATCAAATCTGTAGTTCACGTATAGAAAACTTACCAGCCCGGCCAGTGATGCCAGGGATATCTGAACCTGAGTCATGTTTCCATTCTCAAAGAGGTCATTGGATTCGAAGGTGTCGTGTGGCTTCATCCCGTAATCCTGCATGGCTTTGATGAAGTTCCCGATGTTCTCCAGCTGCAGAATAAGCGTGCACCATCACATATACAACCCCATGTAGTAATATGGAGAGGACGGCAGGTAGACGCGAGACGTGGCAATCCCTGCTTACCTTGTGCCAGTTTATCTTGGCTTCATTAATTTTCTTCACGGATCCCGGGTGCAGTTTATTAATGAGACTAGGGGAGAGAGAGGAAAGAATGAATACTGAATGTGGAGGCCAAGCCGCTCATCCACTACAGGGGTCGTCCAGTCTTCTGTACATCAAGTGTAACCAATATATATAATAGAAGTTATGTAACTTCAATCCCCTCAAGACCACTGCTTGCTGTAAGTAACAGGGAGCACCATTTAGAGCCAAAGACTGATGAAGTCATAGTGATATAATTGTGGACTTAAATCTGTGTAGGCAAGAGCCGTGTATCTGCCCAGAATGATGCGTCAGTGGATTGGAAGATTGGACCTTTTTTTCGGCGCTGAAGCAGATGGACTCAGGACCAGGGTGGTGTTGATGAAGAAAATAATTTTATTCCAAGTCCACGCGTTTCAGGGACgaactgcccccttcatcaggacaataaaagcttATACATAAAACCTGTTTTAGTGTGGtctcatatatattatatatatttttgaaatatgagaccaCACTAAAACAGGTTTTATGTATaagcttttattgtcctgatgaagggggcagttcgtccctgaaacgcgttgacttggAATAAAATAATTTTCT includes:
- the CNN3 gene encoding calponin-3; this encodes MANFNRGPAYGLSAEVKNKIAQKYDLQVEEELRSWIEEATGMSIGESFQLGLRDGVILCHLINKLHPGSVKKINEAKINWHKLENIGNFIKAMQDYGMKPHDTFESNDLFENGNMTQVQISLASLAGLAKTKGFHTTVDIGVKYAEKQRRQFDDEKLKAGQSVIGLQMGTNKCASQAGMTAYGTRRHLYDPKMQTDKPFDQTTISLQMGTNKGASQAGMAAPGTRRDIYDQKGILQPLDNSTISLQMGTNKVASQKGMSVYGLGRQVYDPKYCAAPTEPIIHNGSQGTGTNGSEISDSDYQAEYPGEYPDDYPRDYHGQYSDQGIDY